From a region of the Candidatus Methylomirabilota bacterium genome:
- a CDS encoding 3-deoxy-7-phosphoheptulonate synthase: RASAAVGADGLMIEVHHDPNRALSDGPQSITPDMFEELMRELRQIAPVIGRRL; encoded by the coding sequence GCGCGCGTCGGCGGCGGTGGGGGCCGACGGGCTGATGATCGAGGTCCACCACGACCCCAACCGCGCGCTCTCCGACGGGCCGCAGTCGATCACGCCCGACATGTTCGAGGAGCTGATGCGGGAGCTGCGCCAGATCGCGCCCGTGATCGGCCGGAGACTATAG